CGATGATGCCGTCGGTGCGCTCGCGCGCGGTGTCGAGCTCCTCGAAGGTCACGATGCAGGCGGCGGTGTCGGCGGCGGCCCAGTTGCGGCGCTTCATTTCCTCGGCGAGCGTGGCGCCGGACATGCGGCCGATCTTGGTGGCGGACATGCCGAGGTAGGGGACGGACTCGATGAACTTGCCGTCGGCGCCGACGAAACGGTCGTCCACGGTGATGACCTTGAGGTTGTTGGCCTTGGCCTTCGCCACGATGGCGGGCCCGAGGCGGACGTCGGGCGTGCAGATGACGAAGCCCAGCGCGCCGTTGGCCGCGAGGCTGTCAATGGCGGCGAGGGTCTTCTCACCGTCGGGCACGCCGATCTTGATCAGCTCGAAGCCGTGCTGGGCGGCGGCCTTGTCGGCGCCCTTCCACTCATACTGGAACCAAGGCTCCTCGGGCTGTTTCACGAGGAAGCCGAGCTTGATCTTGGCCGGGGCGGCGGGGCCGCCCGCGGAGGCGGACTGTTTGCTGCAGGCGCCGAGGAACAGGGCGGCGCCAACCACGAGGAGGGCGGAGAAAAGACGGGGGAATTTCATAGGGGCAGTTGGGCAAACAGTGAGCCGGAATTCCCCCGTCGCTCCAGACCTTAATCATTCACTTTGGAGAATGACCAAGGTCGGCCAAGAAACGCGTCAGACGCGGAAGCCCTGGGCGAGGTGGTAATAGACCTCGTTGTTGCGGAGGTCCTGCTTGAGCTGAGGGAGCGTCGTGCCGGCGTTGATGTGGACGGTCTCGATGCCGGCGATCGTCGCGAAGTCCTCGAGCATCTCGCTCGTGACAACGTAGCTGTAGCCGGTGTGGTGCGCGCCGCCGGCGTAGATCCACGCGGCGCAGGCGGTCTTGAAGTCGGGTTTGCACTCCCAGACGGCGCGGGCGACGGGGAGCTTCGGGAGCTTGGGTGTCTTGACGGCCTTCACCTCGTTCACGATGAGGCGGTAGCGGTTGCCGAGGTCCACGAGCGAGGCGTTGAGGGCCTCGCCGGCCGGCGCGTCGAACACGAGGCGGACGGGGTCCTCCTTGCCGCCGATGCCAAGCGGATGGACCTCGACGGCGGGCTTGGCGTTGGCGATGGACGGACAGATCTCGAGCATGTGCGCGCCGAGAACCTGGTGGCCCTTGGGGGACATATGGTAGGTGTAGTCCTCCATGAAGGAGGTCTGCTGGCCGCCGGCCATGACCTTCATGGCGCGGACGAGTGCGGCGGTCTTCCAGTCGCCCTCGCCGCCGAAGCCGTAGCCCATGCCCATCAGGCGCTGCGAGGCCATGCCGGGGAGCTGCTTGAGGCCGTGCAGATCCTCGAAGGTGTCGGTGTAGGCCTTGGCGCCGACCTCGCTGAGGAAGGCGCTCATGCCGAGCTCGAGGCGCGCGCTGTAGCGGAGCTCGTCGTGGCGGGCGCCGCCTTTCTTGAGGGCGGGGACGACGGCGTAGAGCTTCTCGTAGTCGGCGCAGAGGGCGGAGATGTCTTTCTCGGAAACGGCGTTCACCTTCGCGACGAGATCGCCGACGCCGTAGGTGTTCACCTCGAAGCCGAAACGGATTTCGGTCGCGACCTTGTCGCCCTCGGTGACGGCGACGTAGCGCATGTTGTCGCCGAAGCGGACGACCTTGGCGCCCTGCCAGTCGTGCCAGGCGTGGGCGGCGTGCATCCAGGCGGCCATGCGATCCTGCACCTCGCTGTCGGACCAGTGGCCGACGACGACCTTGCGGCCGAGGCGGAGGCGCGTGTGGATGAACCCGGCCTCGCGGTCGCCGTGGGCGGCCTGGTTGAGGTTCATGAAGTCCATGTCGATCGTGGACCAGGGTAGGTCGCGATTGAACTGGGTGTGCAGATGGAGGAAGGGCTTCTTGAGCGACGTGAGGCCGCGGATCCACATCTTTGACGGCGAGAACGTGTGCATCCAGAGGACGAGGCCCGCGCAGTTGGCGTCGGCGTTGGCTTCGACGCAGACCTTGGCGATCTGGTCGGCGTCCACGAGCAGGGCCTTGAACTTCAAGGGCAGCGGAAGGCGCTTGGACTTCGCGAGACCGTCCACGACGGCCTGCGCGTTGGCGGCGACCTGCTTGAGCGGGCCGGGGCCGTAGAGGTGCTGCGAACCGCAGACGAACCAGATTTCGGGAGTGGAGAGATGGATGACGGACATGGGAGGAAAAGGGGAGGCTTGAAATTGAGGGTGAGAGGTGGAGGAGAATCTTTCCTCTTTCTCTCGTCCGGCTGGCGCGAGATCTGGCAGCGCTGGGATTGAAGAGAAAGATAAAGAGGAAAGAGAAAGATCAGTGCGCGGATTCCTTGATCATGAGCAGCTCCTTCATGACGCCGCCGAGGTCCGCGGACTTGTTGCGGCCACCGAGGCTGTCGTGGAGCTGGCGATAGAGGACGTAGAGTTCGTGGTAGGTTTTCTGCGCGGCGGGCTTCGGCTTGTAAGCGACCTTCTTGAGGGAGGTCATCTTCTTCTGCGCGGTCGGGAAGTCCGGGTGGGCGCCGGCGAGCACGGCGGCACTGACAGCGGAGCCAAGCGCGCAGGCCTGCGAGGAACCGGCGACGAGCATGGTGCAGCCGGTGATGTCGGCGTAGATCTGCATGAGCAGCGGGTTTTTCTCGGCGATGCCGCCGGCGCAGACGACGCGGTCGATCGGCACACCGTATTCCTTGATGCGCTCGATGATGGCGCGGGCGCCGAAGGCCGTGGCCTCGATGAGCGCGCGGTAGATTTCCGCCTGGGTCGTATAGAGCGTCTGGCCGACGAGCAGGCCGGTGAGGCGCTGGTCCACGAGAATGGTGCGGTTGCCGTTATTCCAGTCGAGGGCGAGGAGGCCGCTCTGGCCGGGCTTCAGCTTCGCGGCCTCGGCCGTGAGCTTGGCGTGCAGCTTCACGTCCTGGAGGACGCCCTCGACGAACCACTTGAAGATGTCGCCCACGGCGCTTTGTCCGGCCTCGATGCCGTAGAAGCCCGGGAGGATCGCGCCCTTGACGATGCCGCAGATACCCGGGATGTCGGGCACGGTCTTGGCGGCGGAGACGACGCCGCAGTCGCAGGTGGAGGTGCCGATGACCTTGACGAGCGTGCCCTCGGCCACGCCGCAGCCGATGGCACCGTAGTGGACGTCGAACTCGCCGATCGCGATCGGGATGCCGGCAGGGAGGCCGAGCTTCTTCGCCCATTCCGGCGAGAGGTGGCCGGCGGATTCGCTGGCGTCGTGGGCCTTCTCGTAGAGGCGGTCGCGCAGGTCGGCCAGTTTCGGGTCGAGCAGGGCCAGGAATTCCTTGTCGGGCAGGCCGCCCCAGTCCTCGGCGTAGAGCGCCTTGTGGCCGGCCGCGCAGACGCCGCGCTTCACGGCCTTGGGGTCGGTGACGCCGGCGAGCTGGGCGGGGACCCAGTCGCAGAGTTCAACCCACGAGTAGGCGGCGGAGAAAACCTTCGGGTCCACCTGGAGGCAGTGCCAGAGCTTGGCCCAGAACCACTCG
This DNA window, taken from Oleiharenicola lentus, encodes the following:
- a CDS encoding arabinose ABC transporter substrate-binding protein; this translates as MKFPRLFSALLVVGAALFLGACSKQSASAGGPAAPAKIKLGFLVKQPEEPWFQYEWKGADKAAAQHGFELIKIGVPDGEKTLAAIDSLAANGALGFVICTPDVRLGPAIVAKAKANNLKVITVDDRFVGADGKFIESVPYLGMSATKIGRMSGATLAEEMKRRNWAAADTAACIVTFEELDTARERTDGIIAALKEAGFPADRIFKAPQKTTDIPGSFDAANALLAQKTGIKNWLVAGMNDTATLGAVRATEGNGFKAAHVIGVGINGTDCLDELRKPAPTGFYGSIYASAPYEGFRTAELLYFWVKDGTQPPLDTRTDGQLITRENFEALLKAEGIL
- the araA gene encoding L-arabinose isomerase, with product MSVIHLSTPEIWFVCGSQHLYGPGPLKQVAANAQAVVDGLAKSKRLPLPLKFKALLVDADQIAKVCVEANADANCAGLVLWMHTFSPSKMWIRGLTSLKKPFLHLHTQFNRDLPWSTIDMDFMNLNQAAHGDREAGFIHTRLRLGRKVVVGHWSDSEVQDRMAAWMHAAHAWHDWQGAKVVRFGDNMRYVAVTEGDKVATEIRFGFEVNTYGVGDLVAKVNAVSEKDISALCADYEKLYAVVPALKKGGARHDELRYSARLELGMSAFLSEVGAKAYTDTFEDLHGLKQLPGMASQRLMGMGYGFGGEGDWKTAALVRAMKVMAGGQQTSFMEDYTYHMSPKGHQVLGAHMLEICPSIANAKPAVEVHPLGIGGKEDPVRLVFDAPAGEALNASLVDLGNRYRLIVNEVKAVKTPKLPKLPVARAVWECKPDFKTACAAWIYAGGAHHTGYSYVVTSEMLEDFATIAGIETVHINAGTTLPQLKQDLRNNEVYYHLAQGFRV
- a CDS encoding ribulokinase; the protein is MFTLGIDYGTNSVRALVVRCKDGKEFGSSVVNYPSGHQGVLLDPRDHNVARQHPADYLFGLEKAVKGALAQARKQPGFSADKVVGLGVDSTGSSPIPVDAQNRALAADKKWAKNLNAQCWLWKDHTSWREATKITELAAQHRPHFIAKCGNTYSSEWFWAKLWHCLQVDPKVFSAAYSWVELCDWVPAQLAGVTDPKAVKRGVCAAGHKALYAEDWGGLPDKEFLALLDPKLADLRDRLYEKAHDASESAGHLSPEWAKKLGLPAGIPIAIGEFDVHYGAIGCGVAEGTLVKVIGTSTCDCGVVSAAKTVPDIPGICGIVKGAILPGFYGIEAGQSAVGDIFKWFVEGVLQDVKLHAKLTAEAAKLKPGQSGLLALDWNNGNRTILVDQRLTGLLVGQTLYTTQAEIYRALIEATAFGARAIIERIKEYGVPIDRVVCAGGIAEKNPLLMQIYADITGCTMLVAGSSQACALGSAVSAAVLAGAHPDFPTAQKKMTSLKKVAYKPKPAAQKTYHELYVLYRQLHDSLGGRNKSADLGGVMKELLMIKESAH